A part of Molothrus aeneus isolate 106 chromosome 10, BPBGC_Maene_1.0, whole genome shotgun sequence genomic DNA contains:
- the EIF4E2 gene encoding eukaryotic translation initiation factor 4E type 2 isoform X1, with product MNNKFDALKDDDSGDHDQNEENNTQKDSEKEKNDREKPQSTTKRKAVVPGPAEHPLQYNYTFWYSRRTPGRPTSSQSYEQNIKQIGTFASVEQFWRFYSHMVRPGDLTGHSDFHLFKEGIKPMWEDDANKNGGKWIIRLRKGLASRCWENLILAMLGEQFMVGEEICGAVVSVRFQEDIISIWNKTASDQATTARIRDTLRRVLNLPPNTIMEYKTHTDSIKAWEEFHGLVNSSGR from the exons ATGAACAACAAATTCGACGC ATTGAAAGATGATGATAGTGGAGACCATGACCAGAATGAGGAAAATAACACACAGAAAGAcagtgagaaggaaaagaatgatCGTGAGAAACCACAGAGTACTACCAAGAGGAAG GCTGTGGTGCCGGGGCCAGCCGAGCACCCCTTGCAGTACAATTACACCTTCTGGTACTCGCGGCGCACGCCCGGGCGGCccaccagctcccagagctACGAGCAGAACATCAAACAGATCGGCACCTTCGCCTCC GTGGAACAGTTCTGGCGGTTTTACAGTCACATGGTACGTCCTGGGGACCTGACAGGCCACAGTGACTTCCATCTTTTCAAAGAGGGCATCAAACCCATGTGGGAG GATGATGCCAACAAAAATGGTGGTAAATGGATTATCCGTCTGCGGAAGGGCTTAGCATCGCGGTGCTGGGAGAATCTTATTCTGGCCATGTTGGGAGAGCAGTTCATGGTGGGGGAAGAAATCTGTGGGGCCGTCGTCTCTGTCCGATTCCAG GAGGACATCATCTCCATATGGAACAAGACAGCCAGCGACCAGGCCACGACAGCCCGGATACGCGACACGTTACGAAGAGTGCTCAACCTACCTCCCAACACCATCATGGAATACAAAACCCACACCGACAGCATCAA
- the EIF4E2 gene encoding eukaryotic translation initiation factor 4E type 2 isoform X2, with product MNNKFDALKDDDSGDHDQNEENNTQKDSEKEKNDREKPQSTTKRKAVVPGPAEHPLQYNYTFWYSRRTPGRPTSSQSYEQNIKQIGTFASVEQFWRFYSHMVRPGDLTGHSDFHLFKEGIKPMWEDDANKNGGKWIIRLRKGLASRCWENLILAMLGEQFMVGEEICGAVVSVRFQEDIISIWNKTASDQATTARIRDTLRRVLNLPPNTIMEYKTHTDSIKDNSSFRNTKITL from the exons ATGAACAACAAATTCGACGC ATTGAAAGATGATGATAGTGGAGACCATGACCAGAATGAGGAAAATAACACACAGAAAGAcagtgagaaggaaaagaatgatCGTGAGAAACCACAGAGTACTACCAAGAGGAAG GCTGTGGTGCCGGGGCCAGCCGAGCACCCCTTGCAGTACAATTACACCTTCTGGTACTCGCGGCGCACGCCCGGGCGGCccaccagctcccagagctACGAGCAGAACATCAAACAGATCGGCACCTTCGCCTCC GTGGAACAGTTCTGGCGGTTTTACAGTCACATGGTACGTCCTGGGGACCTGACAGGCCACAGTGACTTCCATCTTTTCAAAGAGGGCATCAAACCCATGTGGGAG GATGATGCCAACAAAAATGGTGGTAAATGGATTATCCGTCTGCGGAAGGGCTTAGCATCGCGGTGCTGGGAGAATCTTATTCTGGCCATGTTGGGAGAGCAGTTCATGGTGGGGGAAGAAATCTGTGGGGCCGTCGTCTCTGTCCGATTCCAG GAGGACATCATCTCCATATGGAACAAGACAGCCAGCGACCAGGCCACGACAGCCCGGATACGCGACACGTTACGAAGAGTGCTCAACCTACCTCCCAACACCATCATGGAATACAAAACCCACACCGACAGCATCAA